ttttataagtttgaaaatgatccggtgcattttatggtaggttctagaaggttctagaaaagtccggaagaaatcactatggaaggcggagtcccggagggactccactagctaggccgaccaaccctaagggggtggagtcccaggtggactccaccataggtggccggccaccccacctaaaggaaaggtgggagtcccaccttgggtaggactccccccttgagtaggtttcccacctttgggaagttttggtattggggtcttattcgaagacttggactacaactcttggggcttccacctatataatgagggacaaggggagggtggccgtcCACTCAAGCCTCCACATTGGCCGCACtcctttgagggccggcgcccaagccccctctccccaaaccctagctacctctcctccactacaactcccgcatacgcttaggcgaagccctgccagagttctccatcgacaccaccaccacgccgtcgtgctgccgggattccgaggaggatctactacttccgctgcccgctggaacggggagaaggacgtcgtcttcatcaacaccgaacatgtgaccgagtacggaggtgctgcccgattgtggcaccgtcaagatcttctacgcgcttttgaaagcggcaagtgatcatcttctacaacaacgagatctaatctcgtaggctttggaaatcttcaagggttagtctcgttcatcccctcgttgctaccatcttctagattgcatcttggcttggattgcgttctcgcggtaggaaattttttgttttctatgctacgaatcccatcataacgaacactaattcaccgtgtaggtctgcaaaagcaaaccttaaaatgtattcccaagtactaatgaacaccccgctCTACACTTTGAGCGTTCATAGGCGGtgataacacaccacaatttcatagagacatccaactcaaatcataattcagtgaacaaatattctgtgaaatatagcctaagagatccacacggtgcacacactccacctttacacacgtgggacaaggagtctccggagatcacataagtaaaattcacttgaatagcataacgacatctagattacaaagctcatggtcaaataaagatcacaccatgggagagagagagagcgctaaaccacatagctacctgtgagccctcagccccgagggagaactactccctcctcatcatgggagttagCAACGgatatggagatggcggtgaagtcgatggagatggctccgggggcatttccccgtcccggtagcgtgccgaaacagagacttctatcccccggatcttgtctgcgatggcggcgaagatacggaacttttcgtgggcgGAGGCTGGTATATTTAAGGTTTTTTGCatcgggagctttatataggcggaagggcgaggtcggtggaggcctggtggccccacactatacctaggcgcggcccagggccaggccgcgcctagggtaggtgtggccaccctgtggccctcctacgtctcttctctggactccgtcttcgctccgggaaaaataggaactttggttttttgtttcgtccaattccgagaatattttctgtacaacttttctgaaatacaaaaacagcaaaaaatagggaactgacactataacatcttgtcaataggttagttccgaaaaatgcataaaagtgtcacgaagtgtaaacaaaacatatagcaattggtgtaaaacaagcatggagcatcaaaattatagatacgtttacaACGTATCACAACTCAACACATCTTCAATTAGTAGTAAGTACAACACCAATAGAGGTATTAAGCTAGGTGGGGATCATCAGACCACACCAACTGATTCAAAATTTTAGCTAGATTTGCTAGCTCATGCGCTGCTACATTACTTCTCCTCAATTTATGAACAAACTCGATCTTCAAAAAGTTTGTAGCTAGGTGATAAGAGTTGTCAAAGATGGCCGCCTATCCCATGCAAGTGTGTGCTTATTCATTGCCTATATTTTTGTAAATAAAAAAATCAACATGCTTACAATTCTAGTAGCATCAATATTGTCAAAGTTGGACCCCATTAGAGAAGGCATATGCTTCAGCAACCAATGTACTTGGTAGTGCGTCATACCATTTAGCTCCAGCTGCAATGAAAGAACACTGGTTATCATTAAGGATTGTTTAGGGGTAATGCAACTGGTTTTTGTGGGTTTTAGGGAGGGGCGGTTTTTTGGGGTTGGGACATGGTATAGGGaattgttagagatgctctaaagggGCAACATATCATGTTCTCATTAATAACGGGCAGGTTAGCAAGACATGCAATCAGAGGGAATTTTTTGGCTAAAGTTCCATGTTTTGGTGGGTGCATTAAGGTGCTACCATGTATCTTCATTTTACATCTTACAGCTTATATTTAGACGATGTAGCAGGAGTACTCCACATGTTGGAGTACTTGATATGTTCTGGACTTAACTCCCTTAACTTTAGGCTATCTCCTTCATGTGGTGAAGTTTCACCCACCTTACGGGCGACGCGTGCCACTCCTCTTCGACAACCCTCGGTAGCGAAGCATGTCGATATAGTTCTCCACAACAATCCCCTCCCATTGCAGTCAAACCCCGCCACTCCCTCCTAATCCCCCCCCCCTGCCCCGCCTAGAGGTCGTCCCGCTGCCTAGTGCGTGAGATGGCCCGAGAACCAATTCACCAGCTCGAGTGCTCCAGCTACGCAAATGTCCTAGCGGCATGGCCTCTCCAGCTCCGCAAGACGCCTCCGTTACTCGTGACCACGTCCCCGGGCTCCCATGCACCTACTGGAGCAACTCCATCCAAACCTGACCACCACGAACTCGATTGTACAACGATGACGTCGGGCAAGGCCAAGAGGGTTCCACCTCACCTCTAGGTACCTCCAGCTACGATCTTGTCTAGAGTTCAGCCGCTACGAATTCCGACAAGGTCTGGCACCACCTCTCGTGTTTGGTAGCCGTTCGGCGAAATTCATCAAACATATTATTGTTCCTTTTCCTTTTCTTCGCTTTAATGCCCAATAATTCCACTTGTCCCGGAGCTATTCTTTGAGTCCTTGTCGATGGGAGGGGGGAAATCGTCGTGACCTTGAGATAGATTTTACTTCCAGAAAAACTTTGGAGAAACTCTATAAAACCTTTTTTAGATACTCTAATTAGTATAGGAAATATGCTGTGAATATGAGAGAGATCACacgcaatttcaagatccaatccaccTTGGTTTGTGACTAGTGGCTACTTCCCACTATGACAGGAAGGACCAGCCGTGCGCGCCTTGTCGACGCTCAACTTTGGACCCTTTGAGCGATCCTTGAGTGTGTGTGTGGCAGAAGGCTGACCGGTGGCAACATCCATGGCCATCAATGTCGCTGATGCCTGCTGCCACACCGCCTAGGCTCATGCCCCGACATTGACTAACCTGGAGCGTGTGTGGACCGATAGCCTTGAGCGCGTGTCGCGTAAGGCTGACCGGGGGCAGAAGCCATGGTCATCAATGCCGTTGTTCACCGTTGCGATGCCGCCTGAACTTCTCCACCAACAGTGATGTGGAAGGCGCCGGAACCTGCACGGGCATTGGTTGCCAGAGTTTCTTATATTAGCCATGTTCCTGTATCTCCCACTTCAGTGTCCTGTGCCATTTCCCATGGTCGTTGACCGAATCTAGGACAAGGACGAGGAGTAGGTAGAGGCATCGCCGACGCTGGTGTAGGGAGCGTGTCTGCCGTAGTTAGGGTTCAGTTTTTCCCCTTCTGTTTAGTTTTCTATATGAATTATCTTTGAATGAATAAAGTATAGTTTTATATATGGATTATCTTTGAATGAATGAAATATTTCTAAAATTTCACGTGCTTTATTGAATTTAATTTAGTTCTCGTCCACCGCGTGCATGTTCTTCGTTTGGGCCACTGGATCCGTTTAAAAGAACAGAATAAAGACCAGTGGTGCAACCCCGTCGTGTGTCACTGGCACATGCCAGTTGCACACCAAACctatgcgccataggtaaggtaCGTTTTAAGAAAAAAAGAATAAAGACCAGTGGTGCAACCTTGTCGTGTGTCAATGGTACTAGATGGACCTAGCGCGCTCTGCTGCGCCGTCCTCTGATACAGACATTTTAATTTTGGTAAGTGATTTCTTTTGCCGGTTTGTATATGGTTTGTTTTTGTCTCGTTTAGGTGTGGCTTGAGGCGCAACACGATGGGGAGGTGCGTTTTAGTCAGTGTGCTCCTTTGTTGGCAGGTGACCATGATGATAGTTAAATATAATCTTGTATAGTACTCCTTCCGATCCATATTAGTCgatgctaaaatggatgtataTATAATTAAAATCTgtttagatacatctatattagcatcaagtaatatgaatcggaagtAGTAAATTTAAAGACATAAAGCAAAGGAAATATATAATTATTCTTCTTCATATTGTTCTGAGAGGTTAAGTATGCAACCATGACATGGAAAGCAAAATTCGTTTCACATAAAAAACCAGTTATGCTCTATACTTTTTGAGAGAAAGCATGAATATGCACTTGCAAAGCATTAAAACCATTTTCATAAAAATACTGAGGTACTTCACTTGAAGAACACATCGTAAATACAATGCAATGCCTATATTTACTGTCCATATGCTACTTTACTGTCTGTAATAGCTTCAAGATAAGAACTCTATGAAACTCTCATGTGACCCTTGACTGTAGTACTTCGGGGTGGAATAGAAGTTCCATCTTCTATAAGGCTGAAATAATGGTACCGTAACTTGTTAAAAGCCAATCACATTCACCAAATAATTTCATGATGGTTGGGCCCAGATTTTATCAATACAACATGTAGATACGACAAAATCTTACAGAAAAGGCATCCCAATTTTTACAGTTTTGTGGAAAAAATAAGTTGGTAGAAGTTAATACAGATTACAGTTGGCACCTTACAAAAATGACCCTTGGAGACTTAACGTTCATGCTATAGTAATTTAGGATAGGCATGTGTAACAACTTTAGTTCCATTCCTTTATTTAGACCGTATTTAGACCTCTGAGTTCGGACCGTAGATATGAAATTAGCAAATAAACATATTTAAAAAGCATAAACATGGCTTATAAAAGTTTCAGGGCGAACAATAAAAAGCCCACATCTTACAGTAGATATGAAATTAGCAACTTCGCGCATTAGTTTTTTTAGCGAACCTTCATGTAAAGATTGGGTCTATTTACACAAGCATTCATGGAAAGCTTAGATGAATACATTTTCTATTCTCATATTAAAAGTTGACTTCTTGTTTGTTGGTTCAAGATTATTTACACTCGTAAGTAGCACATGCACGAACACTGTTAACCAGTTATAAGCAAGGAAATCACTATCAAATAAAAAGGCAAAAGACAGGCAAACGTAAATAAATGTAAATATATCAACTTTGCAATTTGACCTACATGAACAACAAAAAATCATATATTCATATAAACTAAACAAAGGACACATGAATTTAACGAACCATCATAGGCTAGCCAATCCTTAACTTTCCCGCCTTCAGATAATAGTGTACCTTTTCTTCAACTGTTGTGCATACCTtgacaaaagatattgttgcaacCATATCTTAATGATTCAAATGCAGAGAACAAGAGTTATAAACTATTATTGTGAGAACAAAGAACTTGAATTAATTAGGATAAGTGTGAATCTAAAAGCCCAGTGTAAAACGAAGAGAACTGGGTCAGTACATCCTCTCACACGAAATATCCAAAAGAacggaagactaattcttcagaacAACCCACTTCAACAAAAGTCTATATTAGTATAGAAATATCAACCTTCTCTACATTAAGTGTGGACTCTAGGTTATATAATTCACATCTCAATCACATGAAAAAAACTAAGGTAAGAAAATTAAGCCTCCAACCTCTCAAACAATAAATGGTAATATTAGTAATAGCTTTTGGACCAGGTGAAACAGAAGGTTCATATTAACTTGGGAGGATTCTAAACTATTCAAGTCTTAAAGAGAAACCAAGTTTCCCTCATACTATGTTGCCATCTTACAATGAACATGCATAATTAAATTCCACAACTAATTCAGGCATTAAGGTGACTCTTGATTTTCAAATAATTTTACTTGTGTATGAACAAAATTTCAACACAAGTTACAAATGAGCAACTAATATAAGTATATATAAGATCtaaataaaaaagagaaaacagaACGTCATATTAAATTGGTAGCAACCCTGCCATTAACAATTATAAAGGAATATAATAGCGATGATCAATCTCTCGATGTACTTTCTTCTCACTGTTCTTGTCCACCACATTTTGTTGTTGGTTCTTTGTCAGCGTAtttttcttcttcgtcgtcgttgTCTGTCTCATCATGTTTGAAGTACCAGAAAGTATACAAGTATGAGGATTAACTGAATTCACCCTTCTACTTTACCTTTTGTATTTAGGTCAAAAATGCAGTAAAAAATTAAAGCGAGAACACAGTCAGTGCCAAATTATTGACATAGAACTTACATGTTCTATATAATCTTCAAAAGATGTGCAACGGTGGCGACAATTATACCTGACACAGATGATATGGTTGGACTGATGCAAAGTGTCCCAATGAAAGTTTTAATAAAACTTGCAGCTCATCTTCTGTTAGGTATATGTCAGGTTTTTTATATATAATATGGAAATTAACCGCGACCTGGAGCTTAGTCAAGGCCAGGAGGTGCCGGATACAAAAATCCGCAACAACATTCAGGCACCCCATCTTATGCACATGAATTTCCAACTCTAGATGCTCAAACTTTGGCATATCTCGTGCTTTAAACTCAAATCCGGTTCCACAGAAGAAGAGATTCAGCTTGAAATGTGTCAGACCTGCAAACCAAGGATGGGTATCCTCCCATTAGTGCCCTGATTGGTGGACATTTTCCGAAAAAGCAAAATTTTATTGCTCCAAGGATGGCAACATCTTCTTGTTCGATACTTAAGATCTAAGATTTCCAGGCGAGCTCATCCACTTGGAAGAGTAAACCGTGGGCTCCATGCAGATGAAACAAATCTTTCATGATGGATCATGAACTCCATTGTTTCTACTGCTATTTCCAGCCATATGTCTAACCagttttctgaaacaaaaaacaacaaACTATAGTTCTGAATAATTATGTTCTTAGAGTTTGGAACACAATACAGAGCATGTCTAAAGTTACAATAGCTATCCACAGAGAGGACATGAAGAACCCCAACAAGCGCCATTGCCACCGAGCAGCTTTCTGGATAGAAGCAGTCCGACGTCGCCGAAGAGGAGCGGCACCCAGACCTAGCAACCCTGAAGTCTCAAACCATACCCATCCAGCAAACAAATCATCCTCCTCGGACCACCGGTGTTGCCGCCTCAAAGCAAGGCACCAGGCAATGTTTGACTACTGTACAAATTCACATGGACTTTGAAATAGCGTTGTGGCAGACACCATTGTTGACATAGACACCGCTAAGGCATGGGCGAAGCTGATGGACAAAAATCCAGCAGCGTTGCAATTGCACCGCCTCGCTGACAACACCTGGGAACCTAAATCCGCCATACCAGATCGGAGGAGAGGCAGTCATGAATCCCATGGATCCTTCGCTGCAATTATCTAGAATTTCGTCATGACACCACCATGACTGCGCGGGGCACATACAACACTCAACTCTTAAGGGTTACACTGTTTAGCAATTAGCACAGCAAAATCTATGTTTGTCAAAGCTTATCTACAAACTAATCTAGAATCAAAATGATAAGCAATGTCTATGACCATAATCCTTTTACAATTTAAAAGTCACAACTTATAGCTAAATAATATAAATGTGTGATATGCCAAAATATGATACAGTATCTGAATTAGTACTGATATCTTGCACTAAATGTGGGTATGGCACAGTACATTGCTTAAGGGGACAAATTCAGAGAAGACGTCAGGAGGACAAATCGATTGCAGGCAGTTCCATGGAGCATTAAGGGAATAGGGGAGAGCACCAGAATAACAAGAAATATACCGCAACGCCACACAAGGGAATAGGGAAAAAAACAAGATCATAGAAAAAACATGAGGGAAATAATCTTCTTTACATCCGGCGACAATACTGCGACCTTGACATATAGGAAAATCAAATCATAACTGCTAGGGCGAGGGCTAAAAATCATCCGGCAACTCGCAGATCCATTGCCGGGGTGAGCGGGATGGACCTGAATCAAGCCGTGATATGAACTGGGAAAGGATGGGGACCTAGCTGAGAGCGAGAGGGCCAAGGAAGTCAATCGACCATGGGAGGTGACAACCggagccgccgcacgccgccctaGCTCTGGCGCCGTCTGCTCCACGAGGCTCCAGCGCGTCGTCTCGTTTGCCGTTGCTTCATTACGGGAGAGGGAGGTGGGGGAACAGGTTTTTTTGAATCGTGGGGGAGGTGGTGGGCTGCCGTGCCCATCTCTCCTACTGTCCACTGATGGAAACCGATATTGGTTGGATCAACGTGTCCTAGCTCTGAAGATTCTACGACAGCTTCGGCCTACAGGACGGGAGCCACGTCGAGCTGAACAATACGATAGATTCTACAAACAGCCAATCGGTAACACGCGTGCTAGTAGGCCCATCGAAAGTGACACCCAAATCCACCACAGGGGCGCAGAACCCTGGGAGCTTAGTGCTCTTAGAAGATGTGTTTCTTAAAATAAAGACAGAGATCCACGCACTTCCCACTCCGAGTCAACTCTGACCTCCCCGTCGCCCCGAGCTCCAGTCCGACCCAAGGCGACTCTAATTTTTTTTCGTGATCTATCCACCGCCGTGCCCAAGCGCTGCCGTCTCACGGcgtcgccaccgtcgccgtcgcctcgcCGTTCCTGTTCTACCCATCGCTTCCCTGCCGCGGCACACCATCTAGATCCACCCTTGCTGGCATGGCCGACCCGGGAGGCGAGCAGCGCGCCGCCCTGCTTGCCGCGGCGTCCCTCTTCCCCGTCCCCGATGGCGCCAAGTTTTCCTACGGGACGGCGGGGTTCCGCGCCGAGGGGAGCACCATGGCCCCCGCGGTGTGCCGGGCCGGGATCGTGGCGGCCCTGCGCTCGGTGAAGCTGGGCGGCGCTGCCGTCGGGCTCGTCATTACGGCGTCGCACAACCCCGTCGGCGATAACGGCGTCAAGATTGTGGACGCCGACGGCGGCATGATGTCGCAGGCCTGGGAGCCCTTCTCCGACGCCCTCGCCAATGCCCCCACCCCGGACGCCCTCCTGCAGGTAGGCGTGCCACATCTCTGCAACAAGATCAATTAAGCTAAATTGTATCCTGTAGTCCTTCATACTCAAagatgttcccctttctcttaggTTGATTTGATGATGCTTCAGTTTGTTGGATATTAACAAGTATAGTGATGCTAGTTATGGTACTGCACTGATAATGCTCGAATTCTAAACCAGGATGCCTAAGTTTTATTACTATCATTGAATTGGACTACTGGGACGGTTTATCTCCTGCCTAAGATTTCCACTTCGTCCAGATATCTTACGTACTATCTACCTTCTCGACCTCAGTTTGCCCTGGTCTTTGTTCACATGCAGCTGGTGCTTCAGTTTGCAAAGGATGAAGGGATTACACTTGGGGAAGGTCACTCAGCACAAGTGCTGCTGGCAAGAGACACGAGGCCTACTGGAGAGTACCTACTTGATGTTGCAACGAAAGTATGGTACTATTAACATCCTCTCTTCTAGTACCCGAGATATCTATTGGCACAGTCAATCTAATTACTTATCTGAAACTTTGTTATGAAGGGGATAAATGCAATAGTAGGTTCAGTTGCACTTGACATGGGGATCCTAACAACTCCGCAGCTGCACTGGATGGTTCGGAATAAGAACAGGGGCCTGAAATCCTCTGAAGAAGATTATTTTACACAAATTACTGAGTCATTCAGGTTATTTTCAAGCCATTCCAATATTTACAGTAAGCTATAGAGATATTGATTTGTTTGCTGAACAGTTTTATTGAATTGCCACAGACATTTGTTGGAATTAACTCCTGATGATAAAGGTAGTGATAAGCTGATGGAGAAACTAATTGTGGATGGGGCAAATGGTATTGGTGGGTTGAAGCTTGAAGAAATAAAGCCAAAACTGGCCAGATTAGACATTGTTGTGAGGAATTCAGGTAAAAAAGGAGAAGGAATACTAAATGAGAGGTGTGGTGCTGACTTTGTTCAAAAGGAGAAGGTACATCCTCTTGGATTCACTCCTAACGATGTTGGTGTCAGGTGAGTGTTGTGGTTACAATTTAACTCTGCCATACGTTCACATCTTTTATTGGCAGATGCTTATGTGGACATTCTGATATATCATTCAGGTGTGCAAGTTTTGATGGTGATGCAGATAGGCTTGTTTATTTTCGCATTACATCACCTAGCAGCattgtgattgatcttgttgatGGTGACAAGATACTATCACTATTTGTCCTCTTTATTAGAGAACAGTTAGATATTGTGAATGGAAAAGACCATCAAGACAACCAAGCATTGCCtacgaggtttggtgtagttcaaACTGCTTATGCAAATGGAGCATCAACAGAGTTTCTCAAAAATCTTGGTCTTGAAGTTGCCTTCACTTCAACAGGAGTTAAATATCTCCATAAGAAAGCTCTAGAATATGATATTGGTATCTATTTTGAAGCCAATGGACATGGGACAGTCTTATTCGCTGATGAGTTTGTCTCACGGCTGGAGTCTTTGGCCAGCGAACTTTCTTCCAAAGCTGCAGGTAAGCTGTTCACGGCTTGTGCAATGTTCTTTTTTCATCAATTTTAGCTCGTGGTGTTGTTTTTACCATGTTGATCTTATATGCCCTCTCAATAACTTTTCCCTTAGGTTCTCCACAGCACCATGCTACCTTGAGATTGTTGGCAACAACTCAGTTGATTAATCAAGCAGTCGGTGATGCTCTAAGTGGAATGCTTCTAGTGGAGGCTGTTTTACAACATAAGAGATGGTCATTACAGAACTGGTGTGACATATATACTGATCTGCCGAGTAAACAACTTAAGGCAAGTTGTTGCTTCTGTAATCAGTGCAGTATTCATCTACTTTCTAGGACAAGTTTCTCATGACTATTTTGATTATGCAATGTAGGTTAAAGTTAAAGATCGTGCTTCGATTGTTACAACTGATGCAGAACGAAAAGTTTGCCAACCATCTGGCTTGCAAGAATTGATAGATAAGGAAGTTGGTGAGTGATGTCTTACTCGATTACATGATATATTTCCGTTGGATTTAGTACCTAAACATTGGTGAAAGTGCACTAAATTACGAGTTTTCGTTGCAGCTAATTACTCTCAAGGGCGATGCTTTGTACGGCCATCGGGAACTGAGGATGTGGTACGAGTTTACGCAGAGGCGTCTACGGTGGAAGCAGCTGATAGCCTTGCAAAATCTGTGGCACAGCTTGTTGAACGCATTCTTGGGTAGTGTTGCATTTTTTCCTTGGTTTGCTTCTTCTTTTCTGAAAGGCGTAATGTTCTTCTCATTGCGGTAACGTTTTGAAGAATCTGGACATCATTTTGTGCATGTGCAACTCTTTATTCATTTTTATCGTAGGAATATATGTAGAGACTTCTCTTAGTTTAGGGACGAGGATTTGGTGGTCGCAGAAACCGGCGTCCCTGTTTCTAAGAACACATAATACACAGAACTCCCTCGGTCTCAAAATAACTTGATTAAACTTTATCTAGATATACATAAGTTATTTTAGGATCGAGGGAGTACTTTTTTTAATTGTGTTTTCCAATACCAGACATGATAATTTTACATGCTTTCGTAACTTTGTTACAATGATCAGCCCGGTGATCGCGCCCAGCGATTGACTGCAGTATTGCACAGGCACTAGGCCCAAGCTCAGTGGCATACCCTCTCCATCTCGAGGTCAAACGAAGATATGGAGTCCGGCTCGTGAGCGAAAAACACCAATCTCGGACAGGTTCATGTGGTAGTGGCACGATATTGTCAACTCTTTTCGCTGATGCTGTGTGTTTGGTTGCGTAGAAACTAGGCTCGGAATTGGAATTGGGGCCAAATGAGCAAATTCAGCCGTTTGGTTTGCGCTCGGAATTGGGGCGTGGAAACTGGGCTCAATTCCGAGCCCCCCACCCGCGCGTGTAACGGTTCGCTCCAATCTTTCTGAGGTTGGGACCTCGGAAACGCTCAGAATCTCCTCCCTCGCTCGCGT
This region of Lolium perenne isolate Kyuss_39 chromosome 2, Kyuss_2.0, whole genome shotgun sequence genomic DNA includes:
- the LOC127322074 gene encoding phosphoacetylglucosamine mutase, producing the protein MADPGGEQRAALLAAASLFPVPDGAKFSYGTAGFRAEGSTMAPAVCRAGIVAALRSVKLGGAAVGLVITASHNPVGDNGVKIVDADGGMMSQAWEPFSDALANAPTPDALLQLVLQFAKDEGITLGEGHSAQVLLARDTRPTGEYLLDVATKGINAIVGSVALDMGILTTPQLHWMVRNKNRGLKSSEEDYFTQITESFRHLLELTPDDKGSDKLMEKLIVDGANGIGGLKLEEIKPKLARLDIVVRNSGKKGEGILNERCGADFVQKEKVHPLGFTPNDVGVRCASFDGDADRLVYFRITSPSSIVIDLVDGDKILSLFVLFIREQLDIVNGKDHQDNQALPTRFGVVQTAYANGASTEFLKNLGLEVAFTSTGVKYLHKKALEYDIGIYFEANGHGTVLFADEFVSRLESLASELSSKAAGSPQHHATLRLLATTQLINQAVGDALSGMLLVEAVLQHKRWSLQNWCDIYTDLPSKQLKVKVKDRASIVTTDAERKVCQPSGLQELIDKEVANYSQGRCFVRPSGTEDVVRVYAEASTVEAADSLAKSVAQLVERILG